One window of Paralichthys olivaceus isolate ysfri-2021 chromosome 20, ASM2471397v2, whole genome shotgun sequence genomic DNA carries:
- the LOC109638809 gene encoding phosphatidylinositol 4-phosphate 5-kinase type-1 alpha-like isoform X1 yields MATAAEEPPGLQGHTGNSTGPRKNGNAEGPSTSMTQAQKKTIGHRGIDPTGETTYKKTTSSALQGAIQLGITHTVGSLSQKPERDVLLQDFEVVESIFFPSEGSNITPAHHYGDFRFKTYAPIAFRYFREMFGIRPDDYMYSLCNEPLIELSNSGASGSLFYVSSDDEYIIKTVQHKEAEFLQKLLPGYFMNLNQNKRTLLPKFYGLYCVQAGGKNIRIAVMNNLLPSAVKMHLKFDLKGSTYKRRASAKERGKTVPTYKDLDFMQDMPEALLMEADKYNGVCKTIHRDCLLLQSFKIMDYSLLVGVHNVDQACREQLSEEAGAAAMDQRRPLGQKSLYSTAIEAIQAESGSMGSLDTEDKTGGIPARNSKGERLLVYIGIIDILQSYRLAKKLEHSWKALVHDGDTVSVHRPGFYAERFQKFMCSTVFRKIPLKNSPSKKRRAVTHGPLRKTAGSGPLLMSQTSSSSQQTFLQRQVSTETRDDTDGDSFMPSGRPDLLPKASPPSNAAGNAADTTFCSSSSSLGNSGSTLITQPLTHSQDTSRSVGVDLNSMLSKAMERSTPKRAPSSSLEESFGTDGAISLSDITLNTSKCSV; encoded by the exons ATGGccacagctgcagaggagcCTCCGGGGCTGCAGGGCCACACTGGCA ATTCGACTGGGCCTCGTAAAAATGGGAATGCAGAG GGTCCAAGCACGAGCATGACACAGGcccagaaaaaaacaattggcCATCGCGGAATTGATCCCACTGGAGAGACCACGTACAAGAAG ACGACCTCATCGGCCCTGCAAGGTGCTATCCAGTTAGGCATCACGCACACAGTGGGCAGCTTAAGCCAAAAACCTGAGAGAGATGTCCTGCTGCAGGATTTTGAGGTTGTGGAAAGCATCTTCTTCCCCAG TGAGGGCAGTAACATAACACCAGCACATCACTACGGAGACTTCAGGTTCAAAACATACGCCCCTATCGCCTTTCGCTACTTCAGGGAGATGTTTGGCATCCGCCCTGATGACTACATG TATTCTCTGTGTAATGAACCACTGATTGAGCTGTCAAACTCTGGAGCCAGTGGATCTCTTTTTTACGTCTCCAGTGATGATGAATACATCATTAAGACCGTGCAGCACAAAGAGGCTGAATTCTTGCAGAAACTGCTCCCAGGATACTTTATG AACCTGAACCAGAACAAGCGCACTTTATTACCAAAGTTCTATGGACTCTACTGTGTCCAGGCAGGAGGTAAAAACATCCGTATTGCAGTCATGAACAATTTGCTCCCGAGTGCAGTGAAAATGCACCTCAAGTTTGATCTGAAGGGCTCCACCTATAAGAGACGGGCCTCAGCTAAAGAGAGGGGCAAGACTGTGCCCACATACAAGGACCTGGACTTCATGCAGGACATGCCTGAGGCGCTGTTAATGGAGGCGGACAAATACAATGGTGTTTGCAAGACCATTCATAGAGACTGTCTG CTCTTGCAGAGTTTCAAGATAATGGACTACAGCCTCCTGGTGGGAGTCCACAATGTAGATCAGGCCTGTCGAGAGCAGTTGAGCGAAGAGGCTGGGGCAGCGGCCATGGATCAGCGGAGGCCACTAGGCCAAAAGTCCCTGTACAGCACGGCTATAGAGGCCATCCAGGCCGAGTCAGGGAGCATGGGATCACTGGACACAGAGGACAA aactGGAGGAATACCAGCAAGAAACTCAAAAGGCGAGAGGCTGCTGGTGTACATTGGTATCATTGACATTCTGCAGTCCTACAG attAGCCAAGAAGCTTGAGCACTCATGGAAAGCTCTGGTTCACGATGGG GATACTGTATCAGTGCACAGACCAGGCTTTTATGCAGAGCGATTTCAGAAGTTCATGTGCAGCACAGTCTTCAGGAAGATCCCAT TGAAGAACTCCCCATCTAAGAAGCGGCGTGCAGTGACCCATGGTCCTCTTAGAAAAACAGCTGGCTCTGGGCCTCTTCTCATGTcacaaaccagcagcagcagccagcagaCTTTCCTCCAACGTCAAGTCAGCACTGAGACAAGAGATGACACTGATGGAGACAGTT TCATGCCGTCAGGTCGTCCTGACCTCCTCCCTAAGGCCTCACCACCCAGCAATGCTGCTGGCAACGCAGCCGATACCAcattctgctcctcctcctcctccctgggAAACTCTGGTTCCACTCTCATAACTCAGCCTCTGACTCACTCCCAAGACACAAGCAGGTCAGTGGGAGTGGATTTAAACAGCATGTTGAGTAAAGCTATGGAGCGCAGCACCCCCAAGAG AGCTCCGTCCTCGTCTCTTGAAGAAAGTTTTGGCACTGATGGTGCGATCTCACTCAGTGACATAACTCTTAACACAAGCAAATGTTCT GTATAA
- the LOC109638809 gene encoding phosphatidylinositol 4-phosphate 5-kinase type-1 alpha-like isoform X2 — translation MATAAEEPPGLQGHTGNSTGPRKNGNAEGPSTSMTQAQKKTIGHRGIDPTGETTYKKTTSSALQGAIQLGITHTVGSLSQKPERDVLLQDFEVVESIFFPSEGSNITPAHHYGDFRFKTYAPIAFRYFREMFGIRPDDYMYSLCNEPLIELSNSGASGSLFYVSSDDEYIIKTVQHKEAEFLQKLLPGYFMNLNQNKRTLLPKFYGLYCVQAGGKNIRIAVMNNLLPSAVKMHLKFDLKGSTYKRRASAKERGKTVPTYKDLDFMQDMPEALLMEADKYNGVCKTIHRDCLLLQSFKIMDYSLLVGVHNVDQACREQLSEEAGAAAMDQRRPLGQKSLYSTAIEAIQAESGSMGSLDTEDKTGGIPARNSKGERLLVYIGIIDILQSYRLAKKLEHSWKALVHDGDTVSVHRPGFYAERFQKFMCSTVFRKIPLKNSPSKKRRAVTHGPLRKTAGSGPLLMSQTSSSSQQTFLQRQVSTETRDDTDGDSFMPSGRPDLLPKASPPSNAAGNAADTTFCSSSSSLGNSGSTLITQPLTHSQDTSRAPSSSLEESFGTDGAISLSDITLNTSKCSV, via the exons ATGGccacagctgcagaggagcCTCCGGGGCTGCAGGGCCACACTGGCA ATTCGACTGGGCCTCGTAAAAATGGGAATGCAGAG GGTCCAAGCACGAGCATGACACAGGcccagaaaaaaacaattggcCATCGCGGAATTGATCCCACTGGAGAGACCACGTACAAGAAG ACGACCTCATCGGCCCTGCAAGGTGCTATCCAGTTAGGCATCACGCACACAGTGGGCAGCTTAAGCCAAAAACCTGAGAGAGATGTCCTGCTGCAGGATTTTGAGGTTGTGGAAAGCATCTTCTTCCCCAG TGAGGGCAGTAACATAACACCAGCACATCACTACGGAGACTTCAGGTTCAAAACATACGCCCCTATCGCCTTTCGCTACTTCAGGGAGATGTTTGGCATCCGCCCTGATGACTACATG TATTCTCTGTGTAATGAACCACTGATTGAGCTGTCAAACTCTGGAGCCAGTGGATCTCTTTTTTACGTCTCCAGTGATGATGAATACATCATTAAGACCGTGCAGCACAAAGAGGCTGAATTCTTGCAGAAACTGCTCCCAGGATACTTTATG AACCTGAACCAGAACAAGCGCACTTTATTACCAAAGTTCTATGGACTCTACTGTGTCCAGGCAGGAGGTAAAAACATCCGTATTGCAGTCATGAACAATTTGCTCCCGAGTGCAGTGAAAATGCACCTCAAGTTTGATCTGAAGGGCTCCACCTATAAGAGACGGGCCTCAGCTAAAGAGAGGGGCAAGACTGTGCCCACATACAAGGACCTGGACTTCATGCAGGACATGCCTGAGGCGCTGTTAATGGAGGCGGACAAATACAATGGTGTTTGCAAGACCATTCATAGAGACTGTCTG CTCTTGCAGAGTTTCAAGATAATGGACTACAGCCTCCTGGTGGGAGTCCACAATGTAGATCAGGCCTGTCGAGAGCAGTTGAGCGAAGAGGCTGGGGCAGCGGCCATGGATCAGCGGAGGCCACTAGGCCAAAAGTCCCTGTACAGCACGGCTATAGAGGCCATCCAGGCCGAGTCAGGGAGCATGGGATCACTGGACACAGAGGACAA aactGGAGGAATACCAGCAAGAAACTCAAAAGGCGAGAGGCTGCTGGTGTACATTGGTATCATTGACATTCTGCAGTCCTACAG attAGCCAAGAAGCTTGAGCACTCATGGAAAGCTCTGGTTCACGATGGG GATACTGTATCAGTGCACAGACCAGGCTTTTATGCAGAGCGATTTCAGAAGTTCATGTGCAGCACAGTCTTCAGGAAGATCCCAT TGAAGAACTCCCCATCTAAGAAGCGGCGTGCAGTGACCCATGGTCCTCTTAGAAAAACAGCTGGCTCTGGGCCTCTTCTCATGTcacaaaccagcagcagcagccagcagaCTTTCCTCCAACGTCAAGTCAGCACTGAGACAAGAGATGACACTGATGGAGACAGTT TCATGCCGTCAGGTCGTCCTGACCTCCTCCCTAAGGCCTCACCACCCAGCAATGCTGCTGGCAACGCAGCCGATACCAcattctgctcctcctcctcctccctgggAAACTCTGGTTCCACTCTCATAACTCAGCCTCTGACTCACTCCCAAGACACAAGCAG AGCTCCGTCCTCGTCTCTTGAAGAAAGTTTTGGCACTGATGGTGCGATCTCACTCAGTGACATAACTCTTAACACAAGCAAATGTTCT GTATAA
- the ecm1a gene encoding extracellular matrix protein 1 has product MTSAGGHIGFWIVAFLTLHGANFGETKTNSLNEPDVPFPPACPTAQNLAAICHQGQGRPRYLASFFPSSGASHFRRRGNAINRLESWYRSCCSGQVVQQSHQILCCAQQAWKQALSQFCVEEYSTMTMPYECCEDRGDARWTCFNSELPNPNYSSTPGYTAPNVPEEPGFTFNPNTC; this is encoded by the exons ATGACTTCAGCTGGAGGACACATAGGATTTTGGATTGTTGCTTTTCTGACTCTTCATGGTGCAAATTTTGGAG aaaccaaaacaaactcCCTCAATGAGCCTGATGTGCCTTTCCCACCCGCCTGTCCCACGGCCCAAAACCTGGCTGCCATTTGCCATCAGGGTCAGGGTCGACCCAGGTACCTGGCCAGCTTCTTCCCAAGCTCTGGCGCGAGCCACTTCCGCCGTCGTGGAAACGCCATCAACCGTCTGGAGTCGTGGTACCGTTCATGCTGCAGTGGCCAAGTGGTGCAGCAGAGCCACCAGATCCTGTGCTGTGCCCAACAAGCT tggaAACAAGCTCTGTCTCAGTTCTGTGTGGAGGAATACTCCACCATGACTATGCCATACGAGTGCTGCGAGGACAGAGGAGACGCTCGGTGGACGTGCTTCAACAGCGAGCTGCCAAACCCAAACTACAGCTCAACACCAGGCTACACTGCACCCAACGTCCCCGAAGAGCCCGGATTCACCTTCAACCCAAACACTTGCTAA